ATATGGCCCGGGTTGTCCGATCGCGGCCGCGAGGGCGTCGGGCGAGGGGCGGCCCGGGCCGCCGTCGTGCTCCAGGATGTCCGGCATCCCGCCGGCCAGCCACGCCGCCGAGCCCAGCTCGCTGGACAGGACGTGGGCGCCCCGCGTGGCGAGGAACCGGTCGCCGCGCTGCAGGTGGAGGCTCAGTGCGACCAGGTTCGCCATGGTCCCGCTCGGCACCCAGAGGGCGGCCGGCATGCCCAGGACGTGCGCGGCGCGTTCCTCCAGCGCCTGGACCGTCGGGTCGCGCTCGAGGACGTTGTCACCGACCTCCGCGGACGCCATCGCCGCGCGCATCGTGTCATCCGGTCGGGTGACGGTGTCGGAACGGAAGTCCAGCGGCGTCGGCGTGAAGGTCACGGAGTGATCACATCACACTGACCGGACGGGGATCAATGAGCCCTCGGGTGGTCGAACCCACTTGGTCCGTGCAACCGTGGACGCCCCTGATTCCGTCCTACCCACCGACGACAACAGAGCGGAGCACGACAGCGCGTGGACCAGCGCGACGAGGAGGAGTTCGCGGAGTACTTCGCCGCCAGGCGGGACGCCGTGCGCCGGACCGCGTACATGCTCTGCGGCGACTGGCACCGGGCGGACGACCTCGCGCAGACGGCGTTCGTCGCGCTGCACCGGAGGTGGAAGAAGATCAGGGATCGCGCGGCGACCGACGCGTACGTCCGCAAGACGCTCGTCCGGGCGTCGATCGACGAATCGCGGCGTCCGTGGCGGCGCGAGTGGCAGACCGAGACGCTGCCGGAGCCGGCCGACGACACGCCGGGCCTCGACGAGCTCGTCGCGACCAGGGAAGACCTGCTCGCGGCGCTGAAGGAAGTGCCGCCCAAGCAGCGGGCGGTGCTGGTCATGCGGTTCTTCGAAGGGCTCGACGTGGCCGGCGCGGCGACGGCGCTGGGCTGCAGCGAAGGCAACGTCAAGAGCCAGACCGCGCGCGGGCTGGCGAACCTCAAGCAGGTGCTGGAACGGGAGGTGGAGACCAATGGATGAGCAGGAGCTGCGCTCGCTGTTCTCCGCCGCGCCCGGCGACGCACCCACCTCGACGTTCACGCAGGACGACGTCGTCCGCGAGTCCCGCCGCCAGACCGTGCGGCGCCGCAACCGGATCACCGCCGGGGTGAGCGCCGCGGCGCTGGTGGTCGTCGGCTTCGGCGCATACGGAGTGCTGTCCGGGGGTACCCCCGAGTCGCTGACCTCCGCGAGCGACGGCGCCATGTCCTCGCAATCCGGGCCGGGGTCGGGGCAACCCGGGCTGAGCCCGGCACGTCCAGAGATCGGTGGGGAGTCACCGAACTTCTCGTCCGAACCACCTCGGCAGGGAGGTGACCAGGGCGGGAAGACCGGCCAGCTGGCCGA
This genomic window from Amycolatopsis mongoliensis contains:
- a CDS encoding SigE family RNA polymerase sigma factor; translated protein: MDQRDEEEFAEYFAARRDAVRRTAYMLCGDWHRADDLAQTAFVALHRRWKKIRDRAATDAYVRKTLVRASIDESRRPWRREWQTETLPEPADDTPGLDELVATREDLLAALKEVPPKQRAVLVMRFFEGLDVAGAATALGCSEGNVKSQTARGLANLKQVLEREVETNG